CGTCGTTTAGGTCCTCAAAGATTCCAATATAGCACACTGCCTCCTCATGGATATATACATAATCTCCTAGACTGATAGCTGTCTTTTTATCATTGTTACCAGTATTCAGGAGCCTATAGGGCGAAGCTAGGATCAAATCGCGGGCTTGTACTGGCTGTCCTGCTCTCACGATAGTACCTTCAATCTCAGAATTATCACTAGTGAAAACTCGCACCCGAGAGTCAGAGTAAATATCATCAAAAGTATAATCCCAGATCTCCTTTCGAGTTTTATCCCGTCCGTTTGAGAACCGTCGATTTGCAACCCAGCTGCTCACTTCACCAAGGATAGCTGATATTACAATATGGCCAAGATACAGACCGATAATAAATGGGAGAGACGAAAATTGTATGTCAGTGAAATCAGGGAGTCTTCCAAGCCACCCAGCATAGAAACCATACAAGATTAAGAGAGAAAAAATGCTGATGCCAGCACTATAAACAATAGCATCAAGCCGCGAGTATTCTCCAATTCTATCTGCTCGGTATAAGAAAAGCTTCAATCCCAACAGCCCAGGAAGGAGAATAAGAAGGAGAAGAATCAAGTCTGTTGATAGAGCCGAGACATCAACCATGAGTCATACCAATCTGATGGTTGTCTTAGTGTTCATAGTTATTAAAGTATCTGTTCAAGAATTAGGTAGCAGCCACACTTGCTGTTAATCTATGCATTTCACCGAAACGATCGAGAGAAGTTCTCGAATTCGAACACCCGGATGAGTTCCTCTACAACGGAATGAAGGTCATCGTCGAACTACACGGCCGTTAGATTTGCTTGGTTCAGTAAAATTCTCGAAGGCCGCAAGCACGACCGGCTGCAGATCGACTTCTGCAATCGTGTCGTGCGTGTAGGTGTCCCGATCATACTTGATGAAGACCCATCGGAGGCCATTGGTCGCCATTCCGAGATTAGCTTCGAACTTGTCCTTCTCAAGCCAATTTTTGACCTGTCCGAGCCCATGTTTCGATTGATCCAGGCGTTTGTTGATCGGTTCAACCTCGATCAACAATCGCTTTGAATCGATGTCAGTGCACTCGTTCAGAGAGGCCGCATAGTCGGCCTGCTGGCCGCGTTGATCGGAGAGGTCCCCTGCTTCGAGTGAGAGTGTTGGATAGTTAAGCGCGTCAAAGAGCGGCTCAATGAGGACCTGCTGAGTGAGTGGCTCGGGGTCACTCCGTTCGACGGAATCAGCCTCCCGAAGGACACGGGAGGGGTTTCGGAGGAGTTTTTCCGATGAGATCATCGTCGTCAATTGCTCGCCGGAGTGAGCGAACGATCGCCTCGATCTCTTGGGCGAGCTGCGTCGTCGTTTCCTCGGTGACGCTCGTGTCGAATTCCTCGGCGACGAATTCGCTTTGTGTTGGGGTAGCAGATTGGGACATGAGATCCGATTGGGGCGTTATGCTCCGCTTGTCTCACCCACTCGGTATTAACGATTCGGTAGTGCTATTATGCGTTTTCAGAACAAGATCATTACGACAATCGAGAATCTTATCATTCGAAATCGACCGTTATCCCGTATCGAACTCAGTCTAATAGAGCTGCGATCAATACTGGATTACTTGATATTTAGACGGGGCCAATATCCTCTTCAACCATATCGTAAAGATAATCCTCAAGGTTACGGGCAAACTGACGGACTGCCGGACTAAGACTCTCGTCGTCTTTCCATCCTTGAATGAGTTCAAATTGACGTGAATACGGTTCCTCAGTAGCCGGGACAATCCGGCCACCTGTCGAATTGATAATTACATCGTAAACTGCTGACTGGGCACGATCATTTCGCCGAATATTATCTATCCCTCTATCCATACACGCTCTCAGAAGCCGGTCAATGTCTTCATTCAGTGGAGCTGAGTCGCAGTAATGCAGAATTCGAATTATTTCATCCTCAGAGTAGTTCTCGATATTATCAATGAATCGTTTCACGATCTCAGCAGTCGGGAAAACAGCAAACAAGCCACCATAGATACTCCATTCATCTGGATCAACGATCAGCCTAACTACTGTCTCTACCGCCTTTGAATATTGCGTACCATTACGCATTCGTGACTTGTTAAGCGAAAAGTCGTGGGGGAATAAGCCTATCCTCCTCTCACAGTACTCGACTCTTTTGCGACAAAAATCGACAAAAGCCTTGGGATTCCGTTCCGCATTCTCCGAGATGATCATCCTCAAACCATATGGCTCATTCAAACTCTGGAGCGTCTCTGCCGCTGACAATATTTCGATCAGTAAGGATTCCGATACAGTCTGTAATTCTTCATCATCATGTACCGGAAGCACGCGTAGAACAGATTTGAGCAGTTTTGGGGTAACTTCGTCTGAAGCAGCGAGAACCTCCACCAGTTTACTTTCAGTCCAATTCTGGTTGTCCTCCCATTCACCATGGACGCACCTTGCTAGTTGAATGGCTTCATCTTCCGTATATGGGGCCGTATCCTCTAACAATCCTTCATAGGTACCGATGGCAAATGCCCGATCGGAAACCAGCAGCTGCCTAATCGCAGCACAGGCCTCAGATACAATATTCTGGTCAACTGCTTCTTCGGCAATTCGCTTTGCTTTCTCTGGAGATGAGATACTCATACCAGTT
This genomic interval from Halalkalicoccus subterraneus contains the following:
- a CDS encoding DUF6338 family protein, with the translated sequence MVDVSALSTDLILLLLILLPGLLGLKLFLYRADRIGEYSRLDAIVYSAGISIFSLLILYGFYAGWLGRLPDFTDIQFSSLPFIIGLYLGHIVISAILGEVSSWVANRRFSNGRDKTRKEIWDYTFDDIYSDSRVRVFTSDNSEIEGTIVRAGQPVQARDLILASPYRLLNTGNNDKKTAISLGDYVYIHEEAVCYIGIFEDLNDDLDLEVLRELGYAPIEPRAAEKSDQKESDEELEEELRQELEGETNAEHSEGT